A genomic window from Chitinophaga pollutisoli includes:
- a CDS encoding efflux RND transporter periplasmic adaptor subunit, whose amino-acid sequence MKYPILLMLALPFYSCEAQREKIHPVLEDITESVYASGIVKCENQYEVFSTVNGIAVRWLVKEGGIVDYRQPILEVQGETARLQAENASIAAENATRNANLRRIGELEISVNDAKMNLDQRAVELQRQRNLWAQQIGSRNELEQRELAWKTAGNAYESARLRYEELLREIGFGEKQALKNLEISRTAAAEHTVKCEHGGKLFFTFVEEGEMVNTLQPVAVIGDPDSFILELQVDEYDVARIRKGQPVAVSMDSYEGQVFDAVVETLKPYMNEKSKTFVLEARFRKAPPVLYPNLTCEANIVVAHKKQVLTIPRSYLLEGGFVLLENGKQQRVVTGLMDYQRVEITGGITPDDVILKPEQ is encoded by the coding sequence ATGAAGTATCCCATCCTTCTGATGTTGGCTTTACCGTTTTATTCCTGCGAAGCGCAACGGGAGAAAATCCACCCGGTTTTGGAAGACATTACCGAATCTGTATATGCGTCCGGTATCGTGAAATGCGAAAATCAGTACGAAGTATTTTCAACAGTGAATGGCATCGCGGTCCGTTGGCTCGTGAAAGAAGGAGGGATCGTGGACTACAGGCAGCCGATTCTCGAAGTGCAGGGGGAAACGGCGCGGCTGCAGGCGGAGAACGCATCCATTGCAGCGGAGAACGCTACCCGTAATGCGAACCTCCGGCGGATCGGGGAATTAGAGATCAGTGTGAATGACGCAAAAATGAATTTAGACCAGCGTGCGGTGGAGCTGCAGCGGCAACGCAACCTATGGGCGCAGCAAATCGGAAGCCGCAACGAGCTGGAACAGCGGGAACTTGCATGGAAGACCGCCGGGAATGCTTATGAATCAGCGCGTTTGCGATACGAAGAACTGCTTCGCGAAATCGGATTCGGGGAAAAACAGGCATTGAAAAACCTGGAAATTTCCAGGACGGCGGCTGCCGAACATACCGTTAAATGCGAACATGGCGGAAAATTGTTTTTCACTTTCGTGGAAGAAGGCGAAATGGTTAACACCCTGCAACCCGTCGCCGTTATCGGAGATCCTGATTCTTTTATACTGGAATTGCAGGTTGATGAATACGATGTGGCACGTATAAGGAAGGGCCAGCCGGTCGCGGTGTCTATGGATAGTTATGAAGGACAGGTGTTCGACGCCGTCGTGGAAACACTGAAGCCATATATGAACGAAAAATCGAAAACATTTGTACTCGAAGCACGATTCCGGAAGGCGCCGCCCGTATTATATCCCAACCTTACCTGCGAAGCCAATATCGTAGTGGCCCATAAGAAGCAGGTGCTGACCATCCCCCGTTCTTATTTGCTGGAAGGAGGTTTTGTGCTGTTGGAGAACGGAAAGCAGCAGCGTGTGGTTACCGGGTTGATGGATTATCAGAGAGTTGAAATTACCGGTGGTATTACACCGGACGACGTCATTCTTAAACCGGAGCAATGA
- a CDS encoding amylo-alpha-1,6-glucosidase has product MSSGNFRLFEKIADALIADLKEGLLPNMGSGEHATYNAADASLWFIWALTEYHRHNVSPEMRVWDRYGPVVKSILSRYREGTHNGIRMDSDGLLEAVSPGMALTWMDAVCNGTPVTPRMGKAVELNALWYHAVCFALDLAAESEDMQFVREWKALPELCARSFVSVFWDEGKQYLADCVTDGVADWSVRPNQIFAVSLKYSPLPETIQRLVADKVAEELLTPRGLRTLSAGDPHYHGRYSGNQLQRDQAYHQGTIWPWLLGHFTDAYLRVYGGDALPLLQEIYEGMAVVLEEYGLYSVAELYDGDYPYRPGGTIAQAWSVAELIRMGQTIVNYRAQFKAALINA; this is encoded by the coding sequence CTGTCTTCAGGGAATTTCCGGCTTTTTGAAAAAATTGCTGATGCGCTGATCGCCGATTTGAAAGAGGGGCTTTTACCGAATATGGGCTCCGGCGAACATGCTACCTATAATGCTGCTGATGCATCCCTTTGGTTTATCTGGGCTTTGACGGAATATCATCGCCACAATGTTTCGCCGGAAATGCGGGTGTGGGATAGATATGGCCCGGTCGTGAAAAGTATACTATCGCGTTACAGGGAAGGGACGCACAACGGCATCCGGATGGATAGCGACGGTTTGCTGGAAGCTGTTTCTCCGGGGATGGCGCTTACATGGATGGACGCCGTGTGCAACGGCACCCCGGTTACGCCACGGATGGGGAAAGCCGTAGAATTAAACGCTTTATGGTATCATGCGGTCTGTTTTGCGCTCGATTTGGCTGCAGAATCGGAAGATATGCAATTTGTGAGGGAATGGAAAGCGCTGCCCGAATTATGTGCCCGCTCGTTCGTCAGTGTTTTCTGGGACGAAGGGAAACAGTATCTGGCGGATTGCGTGACGGATGGGGTAGCGGATTGGTCGGTCCGTCCTAACCAGATATTCGCCGTGTCGCTAAAGTATTCGCCATTGCCGGAAACCATTCAGCGGTTGGTGGCAGACAAAGTGGCGGAGGAATTGTTAACACCGAGGGGGCTCAGGACTTTGTCGGCCGGAGATCCTCACTACCACGGCCGTTACTCGGGCAATCAGCTACAGCGGGATCAAGCTTATCACCAGGGAACGATTTGGCCATGGCTGCTCGGGCATTTTACCGACGCTTACCTACGTGTCTACGGTGGTGATGCATTGCCTTTGCTACAGGAAATATATGAGGGAATGGCGGTTGTTCTGGAAGAATACGGCCTTTATTCCGTCGCGGAACTATACGACGGCGATTATCCCTATCGGCCCGGAGGTACCATTGCCCAGGCATGGAGCGTGGCTGAATTGATCCGCATGGGGCAAACCATCGTAAATTATCGCGCTCAGTTCAAGGCGGCGCTGATAAATGCCTGA
- a CDS encoding FtsX-like permease family protein yields the protein MKLVIDIARSLLMARWRQTLVAAIGVTFSVGMFVALLGFMQGLNKMLDSLFLNRTPHIRLYNEVKPTAIQPVMLLPAYDSTYHFIHSVKTKDSRTEIRNSAAIMQALRHDGRVSGIAPKVVMEVFFNEGPSDIAASVNGIDVLQENTLFHFSDYVRAGDANNLDKVPNSIILGKALAERLLTDVGERVQLTTPGGERFTLKVVGLWQSGIQDFDRIQSFTSLTTARKLSGKTGNFVTDIQIRLKDIDNAPALAKLYGGMFNTSAQDVQTLSAEFETGSSIRSLISYVVGVTLLTVSGFGIYNILNMIIYEKMDAIAILKATGFSGKDVRRIFIVMALSIGVFGGLAGLLLGGMLSAGIDQVPFRTTSLPTVTTYPVSYEPFIYVTGGVFSLLFTWLAGWLPSRKAGTIDPVVIIRGK from the coding sequence ATGAAGCTTGTCATCGATATCGCCCGCTCGTTACTGATGGCCCGCTGGCGGCAGACTTTGGTGGCGGCTATCGGGGTAACTTTCAGCGTCGGCATGTTTGTCGCATTATTGGGATTTATGCAAGGGTTAAACAAGATGCTGGATTCCCTTTTTCTGAACCGTACACCCCATATCCGGCTCTATAATGAAGTGAAACCCACCGCCATCCAACCCGTGATGCTGCTGCCTGCGTACGATTCCACCTATCATTTCATCCATTCCGTAAAAACGAAAGACAGCAGGACGGAGATCCGCAACAGTGCGGCGATCATGCAGGCTTTACGGCACGACGGGCGCGTGTCCGGTATCGCGCCAAAAGTAGTCATGGAGGTTTTTTTCAACGAAGGGCCCTCTGATATCGCGGCATCGGTGAATGGCATCGACGTTTTACAGGAAAACACCTTATTCCATTTTTCTGACTATGTGCGGGCCGGCGATGCCAACAACCTGGACAAGGTGCCAAACAGCATCATCCTCGGGAAGGCGCTGGCCGAAAGATTGTTGACGGATGTGGGAGAACGGGTGCAGCTGACAACGCCCGGTGGTGAACGTTTTACCTTGAAAGTTGTTGGATTGTGGCAATCCGGTATCCAGGACTTTGACAGGATACAGAGTTTTACTTCCCTTACCACGGCACGGAAACTTTCCGGGAAGACAGGCAATTTCGTTACGGATATCCAAATCCGGTTGAAGGATATAGACAATGCGCCGGCTTTGGCAAAATTGTACGGCGGTATGTTCAATACCAGCGCGCAGGATGTGCAAACGCTCAGCGCGGAGTTCGAAACCGGCAGTTCGATCCGCTCGCTCATTTCCTACGTGGTGGGTGTAACCCTGCTCACCGTATCGGGTTTCGGTATTTATAATATTCTTAATATGATTATTTATGAAAAGATGGATGCGATCGCGATTCTGAAAGCCACTGGTTTTTCCGGGAAAGACGTGCGGCGCATATTCATTGTGATGGCATTAAGCATCGGGGTTTTCGGTGGTTTGGCGGGGCTTCTGCTGGGAGGGATGTTGTCGGCTGGAATCGACCAGGTGCCGTTCCGCACCACTTCTTTGCCCACGGTTACCACGTACCCTGTCAGCTATGAGCCATTTATCTATGTCACAGGCGGCGTATTCTCATTATTATTTACCTGGCTGGCGGGATGGCTGCCTTCGCGAAAGGCGGGCACCATTGATCCGGTCGTTATCATCAGGGGGAAATAG
- a CDS encoding pseudouridylate synthase, giving the protein MIETGDDGYTAIAAQEAFCSFPDQAAASILAEGTSLAPGGAIHPLCAIAVAELQRYLAMQNEWKHNFGLDAGGEGAVIGKMFGVLVARTPDGTMGYLAAFSGKLANGNHHSRFVAPVFDGLANGGFVNAGMLRLTEINQQIAELEKECASFHQPSILRLKSLRKSHSVRLQRKIHEQYNFINKAGISRNMVDIFADHGYKQPPAGAGECAGPKLLQHAFRHRLEPLALAEFWWGLSPKSATWKHGEFYKPCKEKCAPILGYMLSS; this is encoded by the coding sequence ATGATTGAAACAGGTGATGACGGATACACGGCCATAGCAGCACAGGAAGCATTTTGCAGCTTCCCTGACCAGGCGGCCGCGAGTATCCTGGCCGAAGGAACCTCCCTAGCCCCCGGGGGCGCCATTCACCCGTTGTGCGCCATCGCCGTAGCGGAACTGCAACGATACCTCGCCATGCAAAACGAGTGGAAACACAATTTCGGGCTGGATGCCGGCGGTGAAGGCGCCGTGATCGGCAAGATGTTCGGTGTGCTGGTTGCCAGAACGCCCGACGGCACCATGGGCTACCTCGCCGCCTTTTCCGGCAAACTCGCCAATGGCAATCATCATTCCCGTTTCGTGGCCCCCGTTTTCGACGGACTGGCCAACGGAGGATTCGTTAACGCCGGGATGCTCCGCTTAACGGAAATCAATCAGCAAATCGCGGAACTGGAAAAGGAATGCGCCAGCTTCCACCAACCCTCCATCCTCCGGCTGAAATCGCTGCGCAAATCGCATTCTGTGCGCCTCCAGCGGAAGATCCACGAACAATACAACTTCATCAACAAAGCCGGCATCTCCCGGAATATGGTCGATATTTTCGCGGACCACGGCTACAAACAACCGCCCGCCGGCGCCGGAGAATGCGCGGGCCCCAAGCTACTTCAGCATGCCTTCCGCCATCGCCTGGAACCCCTGGCATTAGCGGAATTCTGGTGGGGCCTTTCCCCAAAATCCGCCACCTGGAAACACGGCGAATTCTACAAGCCCTGCAAAGAAAAATGCGCACCCATCCTGGGGTACATGCTGTCTTCCTGA
- a CDS encoding S41 family peptidase, with product MKQVIASGILMSLLTTSAMAQLQPFTGFTRQDLKDDFTYAVDLLKRQHPNPYKFSDTVTFNRKMDSLLARLDKDPSLLSALRYSPVQLFNDVHLKLDYDEERVIDVFYGIHHFPLATATFKDKIIVNAKGTSIPFGAEILSINKMPAAKILSEIGYATYSDGFIRTGTDRTGNNLSLFISLVFPESTSYEVVYKEYGAKNPATIQLKAVDAKTGYHNRNLGELPFNTFLKRGYVTKEYLDSESTAILTVLTFMLQESDMYKELSNFFEEVKQRNIKNVIIDIRSNGGGNPNMSALLYSFVALKPFDNVFNYRTKNIDVHDPENLLNGYGTKMGEEEVKQNVNFLKQRFDYDSTAGFYYGNARLTEGSISNYPPDKNNFKGDVYVLISGGTVSAATYFAALVKNNQRGVLVGTETGSGEASTTAAWFSTYTLPKTKSRLTVPMSEIYFMKAKDDNGRGCLPHKELTFEAFQQYIRANKDPEIQYTLDLIRSAKR from the coding sequence ACTTACGCGGTGGACCTGCTGAAGCGGCAACACCCCAATCCTTACAAGTTTTCCGATACCGTAACGTTCAACCGGAAGATGGATTCGTTGCTGGCGCGGCTGGACAAAGACCCCTCGCTGCTCAGCGCACTGCGGTATTCTCCCGTGCAGCTGTTCAACGACGTACACCTGAAACTGGACTACGACGAAGAACGTGTGATTGACGTTTTCTACGGCATACATCACTTCCCCCTGGCCACCGCCACTTTCAAAGACAAAATCATCGTCAACGCGAAAGGGACATCCATACCATTCGGCGCCGAAATCCTTTCCATCAATAAAATGCCCGCGGCGAAAATTCTCAGCGAGATCGGTTACGCCACTTACAGCGACGGCTTCATCCGCACCGGCACCGACCGGACGGGCAACAACCTCAGCCTGTTCATCAGCCTGGTGTTCCCTGAATCGACCAGCTACGAAGTGGTGTATAAGGAATACGGCGCCAAAAATCCCGCGACCATCCAGCTGAAAGCGGTGGACGCCAAAACCGGCTACCACAACCGTAACCTGGGCGAGCTGCCTTTTAATACCTTCCTCAAGCGGGGATATGTAACAAAGGAATACCTTGACAGCGAATCCACCGCGATCCTGACGGTGCTCACGTTCATGCTGCAGGAAAGCGACATGTACAAGGAACTGAGCAACTTTTTTGAAGAAGTGAAACAGCGGAATATCAAAAACGTGATCATCGATATCCGGTCCAACGGTGGCGGCAACCCGAATATGTCTGCCCTGCTGTATTCCTTCGTGGCGCTGAAGCCTTTCGACAATGTCTTCAATTACCGTACGAAAAACATCGATGTACATGACCCGGAAAACCTGTTGAATGGTTACGGAACGAAGATGGGAGAGGAGGAAGTGAAGCAGAACGTGAACTTCCTGAAACAGCGCTTCGATTACGACAGCACCGCGGGCTTCTATTACGGCAATGCCCGTCTGACGGAGGGTTCAATTTCCAATTATCCCCCGGATAAGAACAATTTCAAAGGCGACGTATATGTATTGATCAGCGGCGGCACGGTGAGCGCAGCCACTTACTTCGCGGCGCTTGTGAAGAACAACCAGCGCGGTGTGCTGGTGGGCACGGAAACGGGCAGCGGCGAAGCGTCGACCACGGCGGCCTGGTTCAGTACTTACACCCTGCCGAAAACGAAAAGCAGGCTGACGGTGCCGATGAGCGAAATCTATTTCATGAAAGCAAAGGACGACAACGGCCGTGGCTGCCTGCCGCACAAGGAACTGACTTTCGAGGCATTCCAGCAGTACATCAGAGCCAACAAGGACCCCGAGATCCAATATACCCTGGATCTGATCCGGTCCGCAAAGCGGTAA
- a CDS encoding pyridoxamine 5'-phosphate oxidase family protein, whose translation MIANMTPEQIDLVLSKHAAGRICCTDGMKPYVVPVSYAFNGNYLVAHSRPGMKIDIMRSNPNVCFQVDEIDDLTNWRSVIVWGQYEEVNDPKERYYLMKFLVSHLLQYHAGELAGVAEMRRELDSADRELPVDRPIVYRIRIKEKTGRSEKRDIHRI comes from the coding sequence ATGATAGCAAATATGACACCGGAACAGATCGACCTAGTCTTATCCAAACATGCCGCAGGCCGCATTTGCTGCACGGATGGCATGAAGCCCTACGTAGTTCCCGTTTCATATGCCTTCAACGGGAATTACCTGGTGGCACACTCCCGTCCCGGCATGAAAATAGACATCATGCGCAGCAATCCGAATGTCTGTTTCCAGGTAGACGAAATCGATGACCTAACCAACTGGCGATCGGTAATTGTCTGGGGACAATATGAAGAAGTGAACGATCCGAAGGAACGTTATTACCTGATGAAGTTCCTGGTCAGCCACCTGCTGCAATATCACGCAGGAGAACTGGCCGGTGTTGCGGAAATGCGCAGGGAACTGGATAGTGCCGACCGGGAATTGCCTGTAGACCGCCCTATCGTTTACCGGATCAGGATCAAGGAAAAAACAGGCCGGTCTGAAAAAAGAGATATTCATCGAATTTGA
- a CDS encoding polysaccharide deacetylase family protein: MWLIIFLLQTFTNIPPASTGQVPVLCYHNLAATGTGDRLHATSAAFRRQLQALRDAGYHTPDPSLLSDGASLPPKSIFITFDDSHADHFLIAAPALEEAGFRGIFFIMTVTIGKKGFLTSSQIKTLHEHGHWIGSHTWDHPRLSARGFPDAAQQLSGTKSSLERITGAPVTLFAYPYGFWNDTIAAQVKKAGYKAAFQLSETKMSAWPQFSIRRIMVDGRWNGEQLLHAIDESFK; this comes from the coding sequence ATGTGGTTAATCATTTTCCTCCTGCAGACATTTACAAACATACCTCCCGCCTCCACCGGCCAGGTACCCGTATTATGCTACCACAATCTGGCTGCGACAGGCACGGGCGACAGGCTCCATGCCACATCCGCGGCATTCCGCCGGCAATTGCAAGCCCTGCGCGATGCAGGTTACCATACGCCCGATCCCTCCCTGCTGTCAGACGGCGCATCACTCCCACCCAAATCCATCTTCATCACCTTCGACGACTCGCATGCCGACCATTTCCTTATCGCCGCGCCGGCCCTGGAGGAAGCTGGCTTCAGGGGTATTTTTTTCATTATGACTGTCACCATCGGTAAGAAAGGCTTCCTGACCAGTTCCCAGATCAAGACATTGCATGAACACGGGCATTGGATCGGCAGCCATACCTGGGATCACCCACGCCTTTCGGCGCGCGGGTTCCCTGACGCCGCACAACAGCTTAGTGGCACCAAATCATCGCTGGAGCGGATAACCGGCGCACCCGTTACGCTTTTCGCCTATCCCTATGGCTTTTGGAATGACACAATTGCAGCGCAGGTAAAAAAAGCCGGGTATAAAGCCGCTTTCCAACTATCTGAAACGAAAATGAGCGCATGGCCGCAATTTTCCATTAGGCGGATAATGGTAGACGGCAGATGGAACGGAGAACAATTACTACACGCCATAGACGAATCATTTAAATGA
- a CDS encoding glycogen debranching enzyme N-terminal domain-containing protein — protein MIRNVFNRAMMSDAGISLAREYLLVAPDGTYSAASISGCNTRKYHGLIVSPGQNAGSEYDVILSALDETLYTATGAYNLATHRYAGRYYQEGYRFIQEFTANPVPQWSFSVGGVLLQKDLLFDAGNGHLMIRYRLDTASGPVRLRLMPLLAFRNAHWLSCANNMIDATTRKVRGGIVIAPYQGYRPFYMQLSDEGTFTSWPEWYYHFEYAWEEERGYGCQEDLFTPGYFEITLQPGTAVVFTAGFRDGTAAVGNSDFETVLARQPVFYGMEACLRNAAKQFIVELPDKAAIRAGFFGLAPGGAIPASPCRALRCLQGISGFLKKLLMR, from the coding sequence ATGATTCGTAATGTGTTCAACAGGGCCATGATGTCCGACGCTGGTATTTCACTTGCCCGGGAATACCTCCTGGTAGCGCCTGACGGAACATACAGCGCTGCTTCGATAAGCGGCTGCAATACCCGGAAGTACCATGGTTTGATTGTTTCGCCCGGCCAAAATGCCGGGAGCGAGTACGATGTTATTTTATCGGCGCTGGACGAAACGTTATATACGGCAACAGGGGCCTACAACCTGGCTACACATCGGTATGCCGGGCGATATTACCAGGAGGGTTATCGCTTCATTCAGGAGTTTACGGCCAATCCTGTTCCGCAGTGGTCGTTTTCAGTGGGAGGCGTGCTGTTGCAGAAGGATTTGCTTTTCGATGCGGGCAATGGCCACCTGATGATCCGGTACAGGTTAGATACGGCATCCGGGCCCGTACGTTTGCGGTTGATGCCGCTACTGGCTTTCCGCAACGCCCACTGGTTATCCTGTGCAAACAACATGATCGACGCAACAACCCGCAAGGTACGTGGAGGTATTGTTATCGCTCCATATCAAGGCTATCGACCGTTTTACATGCAATTGTCGGATGAAGGAACATTTACATCCTGGCCCGAATGGTATTATCATTTTGAGTACGCTTGGGAGGAGGAGCGGGGATACGGCTGCCAGGAGGATTTGTTCACGCCAGGCTACTTCGAAATCACTTTGCAGCCTGGTACCGCGGTCGTATTTACCGCAGGTTTCCGTGACGGGACGGCTGCGGTAGGTAATAGCGACTTCGAAACGGTGCTTGCCAGGCAGCCGGTGTTTTATGGAATGGAGGCTTGCCTCCGCAACGCGGCAAAGCAATTTATCGTCGAATTACCAGATAAGGCGGCTATTCGTGCCGGATTTTTTGGTTTGGCTCCTGGGGGCGCGATACCTGCATCGCCCTGCCGGGCCTTACGCTGTCTTCAGGGAATTTCCGGCTTTTTGAAAAAATTGCTGATGCGCTGA
- a CDS encoding ABC transporter ATP-binding protein encodes MGDIILEARNINKYFHDPVEVKALDDICLSVRKGEFATITGKSGCGKSTLLYILSTMDTDYEGELLIDGEPMNGKSEATLAGIRNGKIGFVFQFHYLLNEFSVLQNVMLPGLKLNRFPPGEVENRAMARLDQLGIRLLAKRKAYQLSGGEKQRVAIARALINDPCIIMGDEPTGNLDKKNGELVFNIFRDLAADYLQTLLIVTHDETFASRTDRTIRMEDGKIMDGQL; translated from the coding sequence ATGGGCGACATTATCCTGGAAGCGAGGAATATCAACAAGTACTTCCACGACCCCGTGGAGGTGAAAGCGTTGGACGATATATGTTTAAGCGTCAGGAAGGGGGAATTCGCAACCATCACCGGAAAGTCGGGCTGCGGCAAATCGACCCTGTTATACATCTTGTCTACCATGGACACGGATTATGAAGGTGAATTGTTAATAGACGGGGAACCCATGAACGGGAAGAGTGAGGCCACATTGGCCGGCATCCGTAACGGGAAGATTGGCTTCGTATTTCAATTCCATTACCTGCTCAACGAATTTAGTGTACTGCAGAATGTCATGTTGCCGGGTCTCAAACTTAACCGCTTTCCTCCGGGGGAAGTCGAAAACCGCGCCATGGCCAGACTTGATCAGCTGGGCATCCGCCTGCTGGCCAAACGTAAAGCCTACCAGCTGTCAGGTGGGGAAAAGCAACGCGTGGCCATTGCCCGCGCTTTGATCAACGACCCCTGTATCATTATGGGCGACGAGCCGACGGGTAACCTCGACAAGAAGAACGGAGAGCTCGTCTTCAATATATTCCGCGACCTGGCGGCAGACTACCTCCAAACCCTCCTGATCGTCACCCACGATGAGACGTTTGCTTCCCGGACAGACAGGACTATCAGGATGGAAGACGGAAAAATTATGGATGGTCAGCTTTAG